In Paroedura picta isolate Pp20150507F chromosome 1, Ppicta_v3.0, whole genome shotgun sequence, the following are encoded in one genomic region:
- the FUCA2 gene encoding plasma alpha-L-fucosidase isoform X2 encodes MPLPMSPPGSRWIPGRFPRGLMKSSLGFLSTGVCSQYPASAANGFGFTLWGSKYSWSWNAVDVGPKRDIVAELASSIRNRTSLRFGLYHSLFEWFNPLFLSDASTSFRTKQFPNVKSLPELYEIVNRYHPEILWSDGNGNAPDTYWNSTGFLAWLYNESPVRDTVVTNDRWGTGCICKHGGYYTCSDRYNPGHLLPHKWENCMTIDKQSWGYRRNAQLSDYLTIQELVKQLVETVSCGGNLLMNIGPTHDGRIPVIFEERLTQMGKWLSVNGEAIFDTKPWRAQNDSVTPAVWYTFKPKENTLYAIFLHWPSSGLIVLGELKGIAKVTEVKMLGYGEPLEWTLGEKGIIVAVPQLPFSELPCEWGWTLQLTKVN; translated from the exons ATGCCGCTCCCTATGAGCCCACCTGGGAGTCGCTGGATTCCAGGCCGCTTCCCGCGTGGTTTGATGAAATCAAGTTTGGGATTTTTATCCACTGGGGTTTGTTCTCAGTACCCAGCTTCGGCAGCGAATGGTTTTG GTTTTACCCTATGGGGATCTAAATATTCTTGGTCTTGGAATGCTGTTGATGTTGGACCAAAGCGGGACATTGTAGCTGAGTTGGCATCGTCCATTAGAAACAGGACCAGTTTACGCTTTGGGTTGTACCACTCTCTCTTTGAATGGTTCAATCCTCTCTTCCTCAGTGATGCCTCCACTTCATTCAGGACCAAACAATTTCCAaatgtcaagtcacttccagagCTGTATGAGATTGTGAATAGGTACCACCCAGAGATTCTGTGGTCAGATGGAAATGGGAATGCCCCAGACACTTATTGGAACAGCACTGGATTCCTAGCTTGGCTTTACAATGAAAG CCCAGTTCGGGATACAGTTGTAACAAATGATCGCTGGGGAACTGGCTGCATCTGTAAACATGGAGGATATTACACTTGTTCAGATCGTTACAATCCAGGACATCTTTTGCCTCATAAGTGGGAAAACTGCATGACAATTGACAAACAGTCATGGGGATACAGGAGGAATGCACAGTTGAGTGATTACCTCACAATTCAAGAGCttgtaaag CAACTTGTAGAAACTGTGTCCTGTGGAGGAAATCTCTTGATGAACATTGGACCTACCCATGATGGTCGCATTCCTGTTATTTTTGAAGAGCGCCTGACACAAATGGGGAAATGGCTATCAGTGAACGGGGAAGCCATTTTTGATACAAAACCTTGGAGAGCTCAGAAtgatagtgttacaccagcagtATG GTACACTTTCAAACCAAAAGAAAATACCTTGTATGCTATTTTCCTTCATTGGCCATCTTCTGGATTGATTGTGCTTGGTGAACTAAAAGGTATTGCGAAAGTGACAGAG GTTAAAATGCTTGGATATGGAGAACCACTGGAATGGACTTTAGGAGAAAAAGGAATAATAGTGGCTGTACCTCAATTACCCTTTAGTGAATTGCCCTGTGAATGGGGTTGGACACTGCAGCTGAccaaagtaaattag
- the FUCA2 gene encoding plasma alpha-L-fucosidase isoform X1, giving the protein MAQLTGLSLGLWLPLLGLLPQGADAAPYEPTWESLDSRPLPAWFDEIKFGIFIHWGLFSVPSFGSEWFWWYWKKEKREPYIKFMEKNYPPGFSYEDFGPLFTAEFFDADQWADVLKSSGAKYVVLTSKHHEGFTLWGSKYSWSWNAVDVGPKRDIVAELASSIRNRTSLRFGLYHSLFEWFNPLFLSDASTSFRTKQFPNVKSLPELYEIVNRYHPEILWSDGNGNAPDTYWNSTGFLAWLYNESPVRDTVVTNDRWGTGCICKHGGYYTCSDRYNPGHLLPHKWENCMTIDKQSWGYRRNAQLSDYLTIQELVKQLVETVSCGGNLLMNIGPTHDGRIPVIFEERLTQMGKWLSVNGEAIFDTKPWRAQNDSVTPAVWYTFKPKENTLYAIFLHWPSSGLIVLGELKGIAKVTEVKMLGYGEPLEWTLGEKGIIVAVPQLPFSELPCEWGWTLQLTKVN; this is encoded by the exons ATGGCTCAACTGACCGGCCTGTCCCTCGGCCTTTGGCTGCCGCTGCTGGGCCTCCTTCCCCAGGGGGCGGATGCCGCTCCCTATGAGCCCACCTGGGAGTCGCTGGATTCCAGGCCGCTTCCCGCGTGGTTTGATGAAATCAAGTTTGGGATTTTTATCCACTGGGGTTTGTTCTCAGTACCCAGCTTCGGCAGCGAATGGTTTTG GTGGtattggaaaaaagaaaagagagaaccttacataaaatTTATGGAGAAGAACTACCCTCCTGGATTCAGTTATGAAGATTTTGGGCCCTTGTTTACAGCAGAGTTTTTTGATGCTGACCAGTGGGCAGACGTTTTGAAATCTTCAGGTGCCAAATATGTAGTCTTGACTTCAAAACACCATGAAG GTTTTACCCTATGGGGATCTAAATATTCTTGGTCTTGGAATGCTGTTGATGTTGGACCAAAGCGGGACATTGTAGCTGAGTTGGCATCGTCCATTAGAAACAGGACCAGTTTACGCTTTGGGTTGTACCACTCTCTCTTTGAATGGTTCAATCCTCTCTTCCTCAGTGATGCCTCCACTTCATTCAGGACCAAACAATTTCCAaatgtcaagtcacttccagagCTGTATGAGATTGTGAATAGGTACCACCCAGAGATTCTGTGGTCAGATGGAAATGGGAATGCCCCAGACACTTATTGGAACAGCACTGGATTCCTAGCTTGGCTTTACAATGAAAG CCCAGTTCGGGATACAGTTGTAACAAATGATCGCTGGGGAACTGGCTGCATCTGTAAACATGGAGGATATTACACTTGTTCAGATCGTTACAATCCAGGACATCTTTTGCCTCATAAGTGGGAAAACTGCATGACAATTGACAAACAGTCATGGGGATACAGGAGGAATGCACAGTTGAGTGATTACCTCACAATTCAAGAGCttgtaaag CAACTTGTAGAAACTGTGTCCTGTGGAGGAAATCTCTTGATGAACATTGGACCTACCCATGATGGTCGCATTCCTGTTATTTTTGAAGAGCGCCTGACACAAATGGGGAAATGGCTATCAGTGAACGGGGAAGCCATTTTTGATACAAAACCTTGGAGAGCTCAGAAtgatagtgttacaccagcagtATG GTACACTTTCAAACCAAAAGAAAATACCTTGTATGCTATTTTCCTTCATTGGCCATCTTCTGGATTGATTGTGCTTGGTGAACTAAAAGGTATTGCGAAAGTGACAGAG GTTAAAATGCTTGGATATGGAGAACCACTGGAATGGACTTTAGGAGAAAAAGGAATAATAGTGGCTGTACCTCAATTACCCTTTAGTGAATTGCCCTGTGAATGGGGTTGGACACTGCAGCTGAccaaagtaaattag
- the PEX3 gene encoding peroxisomal biogenesis factor 3 produces MLLAVWGFLKRHKKKCFFLGAFLGGVYVLGKYGQKKMKEIQEREAAEYIAQARRQYHFESNQRTCNMTVLSMLPTLRDALMYQLNSESLTSLLKNKPSNKLEIWEDLKIISFTRSIVAVYSTCMLVVLLRVQLNIIGGYIYLDNAAVCKNGTALLAPPEVQQQYLSSIQHLLGDGLVDLITVVKKAVQKIFGSTSLKHTLSLFDLDQKLREIRTVIEQPTEATKSEESRSQSLLCRYMMPDEENPLAAQACGLTEKDIATIKLLNETRDMLESPDFNRVLSSCLNRGFSRLLDNMAEFFRPTEQDIGDSGSVNSLSSVSLPLAKIIPIINGQIHSVCSETPSHFVQDLLTMEQMKDFAANVYEAFSTPQQLEK; encoded by the exons GAGTTTATGTACTTGGAAAATATgggcagaaaaaaatgaaagaaattcaAGAAAGAGAAGCAGCAGAATATATAGCACAAGCACGCAGGCAGTATCATTTTGAAAGTAACCAAAGGACGTGCAACATGACAG TACTTTCAATGCTTCCAACACTGAGGGATGCTTTGATGTATCAGTTGAATTCTGAGAGCCTCACTTCTCTGCTGAAAAACAA ACCATCCAACAAGTTAGAAATATGGGAAGATTTGAAGATTATAA GTTTTACAAGAAGTATTGTAGCTGTGTATAGCACATGCATGCTTGTAGTTCTTTTGCGTGTCCAGTTAAACATCATTGGTGGATACATCTACTTGGATAATGCAGCAGTCTGCAAAAATGGCACA GCACTTCTAGCTCCTCCTGAAGTCCAACAACAATATTTATCAAGTATTCAGCATCTTCTAGGAGATG GTTTGGTTGATTTAATTACTGTGGTTAAAAAAGCTGTGCAGAAAATATTTGGAAG TACATCTCTGAAACACACTCTTTCTCTCTTTGATTTGGATCAGAAGTTAAGAGAGATTAGAACAGTAATAGAACAGCCCACAGAGGCTACCAAGTCTGAAGAAAGTAGATCTCAGTCTCTGCTTTGTCGTTACATGATGCCAGATGAGGAAAACCCTTTAGCTGCTCAG GCCTGCGGTCTTACAGAAAAAGATATTGCTACTATTAAACTACTTAATGAAACAAGAGACATGTTGGAAag TCCAGATTTTAACAGAGTCTTGAGCTCGTGCTTAAATAGAGGATTCAGTCGATTATTGGACAATATGGCAGAATTCTTCAGACCCACTGAACAGGACATAGGTGACAGTGGCTCTGTGAACAG TCTTTCTAGTGTGAGTCTTCCATTAGCCAAGATAATTCCAATAATAAATGGGCAGATCCATTCTGTCTGCAGTGAAACACCAAGTCATTTTGTTCAG GATCTGTTAACAATGGAACAAATGAAAGATTTTGCTGCTAATGTGTATGAAGCCTTCAGCACCCCTCAACAACTAGAGAAATGA